In Devosia beringensis, a single window of DNA contains:
- a CDS encoding peptide ABC transporter substrate-binding protein, producing the protein MKTLLKIAGALAVATAMTAPMTMPSLAQTTIVAPGQSTSGTYMDYMKTVYARATFAELLQVPIATFDKEFELTPMAAESWSQSEDGLTWTFKLRPGLVWSDGEPLTAEDYVFALQRAATGGYDFAWYWDFAGGIKGWKEVTEGTADVSTLGLVAVDDLTIEVTTVAPKPYLPSVTSLWYPVPKHVVDKLGDDWALNVDTIVSSGPFDLESWEKSNNSVVLTKSDTYTGPWQAQIDRLEVDPSLGAPEVGLPAFLAGDADYSFLNTGQVPVATQRYPDGIRKNAVFATSYISYDLDSAPFNDENVRKAFYYAVDRAELTSTVLKDIAIPAGSILPPGYPGYNPDIAAEAVFDPEKAKQFMADAGFADGAGFPEIEIWYREEGGYNGAIIPAMAQYLQAEFKDVLGITMNIRVLPGAEWMDGLRNKTNNIFIAPYEYDYLDPSNFYGIFFNGGRHGYHIPEYDALVSQADSESDWDTRYKLYAEAEQIMIDQALIVPLVHPITIAVISDELGGDASTPNALGFTSLDRLGHYFFTHLTKQ; encoded by the coding sequence ATGAAGACACTATTGAAAATCGCCGGGGCATTGGCTGTCGCGACGGCCATGACCGCGCCCATGACCATGCCGTCGCTGGCCCAGACCACCATCGTCGCGCCGGGCCAGTCCACCTCGGGCACCTATATGGACTATATGAAGACGGTCTATGCCCGGGCCACCTTTGCCGAGCTGCTGCAGGTGCCGATTGCCACCTTCGACAAGGAATTCGAGCTGACGCCGATGGCGGCCGAAAGCTGGAGCCAGTCCGAAGATGGCCTGACCTGGACCTTCAAGCTGCGGCCCGGCCTGGTCTGGTCCGATGGCGAGCCGCTGACGGCAGAAGACTATGTCTTTGCCCTGCAGCGCGCCGCGACCGGCGGCTATGACTTTGCCTGGTACTGGGATTTCGCCGGCGGCATCAAGGGCTGGAAGGAAGTCACCGAAGGCACTGCCGACGTGTCCACGCTTGGCCTCGTCGCCGTCGATGACCTGACCATCGAAGTCACCACCGTCGCCCCAAAACCCTACCTGCCATCGGTCACCAGCCTATGGTACCCCGTGCCCAAGCATGTCGTCGACAAGCTCGGCGATGACTGGGCCCTCAATGTCGATACCATCGTCTCCTCTGGCCCCTTCGACCTCGAGAGCTGGGAGAAGTCCAACAACTCGGTCGTCCTGACCAAGTCCGACACCTATACCGGCCCGTGGCAGGCCCAGATCGACCGCCTCGAAGTCGATCCAAGCCTGGGCGCCCCTGAAGTCGGCCTGCCCGCCTTCCTCGCCGGCGACGCCGACTATTCCTTCCTCAATACCGGCCAGGTGCCGGTGGCGACCCAGCGCTATCCCGATGGCATCCGCAAGAACGCCGTCTTTGCCACCTCCTACATCTCCTACGATCTGGATTCGGCGCCCTTCAACGACGAGAATGTCCGCAAGGCCTTCTACTACGCCGTCGATCGTGCCGAGCTGACCTCCACCGTCCTCAAGGACATCGCCATCCCGGCCGGTTCCATCCTGCCGCCCGGCTATCCTGGCTACAATCCTGACATCGCTGCCGAAGCCGTGTTTGATCCCGAAAAAGCCAAGCAGTTCATGGCCGATGCCGGCTTTGCTGACGGCGCCGGCTTCCCCGAGATCGAAATCTGGTATCGCGAAGAGGGTGGCTATAACGGCGCCATCATTCCGGCCATGGCGCAATATCTGCAGGCCGAGTTCAAGGACGTTCTGGGCATCACCATGAACATCCGCGTCCTGCCCGGCGCCGAGTGGATGGACGGTCTGCGCAACAAGACCAACAACATCTTCATCGCGCCCTATGAATACGACTATCTCGATCCGTCCAACTTCTACGGCATCTTCTTCAATGGCGGTCGCCACGGCTACCACATTCCCGAATATGACGCGCTGGTCTCCCAGGCCGATTCCGAGAGCGACTGGGACACCCGCTACAAGCTCTATGCTGAAGCCGAGCAGATCATGATCGATCAGGCGCTGATCGTGCCGCTCGTCCACCCCATTACCATCGCCGTCATCTCCGATGAACTCGGCGGCGATGCCTCCACGCCCAACGCCCTGGGCTTCACCTCGCTCGATCGCCTTGGCCACTACTTCTTCACTCACCTGACCAAGCAGTAG
- a CDS encoding transketolase, producing MDRIKTIEALTRKALWLSNWTIHHANHIRPNTDGVKVGGHQASSASMAAIMAALYFGVLRPEDRVAVKPHASPVFHAIQYLFGKQSLEKLENFRAFGGAQSYPSRTKDTDDVDISTGSVGLGVAFTAFASLIQDYVRAKSWADTSRPEGRMVALVGDAELDEGNVYECLLEGWKHGLRNTWWVIDYNRQSLDGVVREGLYNRIEAIFRAFDWTVVTLKYGALQRAAFAEPGGDKLKAWIDAAPNAIYSALMFRGGAAWRERLSDEIGDQGALTALLARRSDAQLAELMGNLGGHCTQSLLEQFEAAAASDKPTVFIAYTVKGWATPLAGHKDNHAGQMTSAQMDTLRQSMNVRPGHEWEKFEGLDNAAEIESFLADVPFNTTASRRHSSPAVPTIGPQFVGTGPTSTQTAFGKILDAIAKTDSELARRIITTSPDVTVSTNLGTWVNRRHLYAQRDMVDVFQAEAIPSAQKWRFTPEGQHLELGIAEMNLFLALGAAGLSHSLFGERLLPIGTLYDPFISRGLDALNYACYQDARFLLIGTPSGVSLAGEGGAHQSIASPLIGMSQDGLASFEPAFADELSVIMDWAFDYMQRAGDARPDLADWPRDVTGGSVYLRLSTRSIEQPPRSVDKALTTGIIRGAYWLKAPTPQCEAVIAYQGVLASEAIAAAAAIGGDRRNVAVLAVTSADRLNAGWHAAQRARLHGDPAATSHIETLLADIPHRAGLVTAIDAHPATLGWLGSVLGHRTITLGVEHFGQTGTVNDLYAHFGIGAEAIATALRVSMGR from the coding sequence ATGGACCGGATCAAGACCATCGAGGCGCTGACGCGCAAGGCGCTCTGGCTCTCCAACTGGACGATCCACCATGCCAACCACATCCGGCCCAATACCGATGGGGTCAAGGTCGGCGGCCACCAGGCCAGCTCTGCCTCCATGGCGGCGATCATGGCCGCGCTCTATTTCGGCGTGCTACGCCCCGAGGACCGCGTCGCCGTCAAACCCCATGCCTCACCCGTCTTTCACGCCATCCAGTATCTGTTCGGCAAGCAGAGCCTCGAAAAGCTGGAAAACTTCCGCGCCTTTGGCGGCGCCCAGTCCTATCCCAGCCGCACCAAGGACACCGACGACGTCGATATCTCCACCGGCTCGGTCGGCCTCGGCGTCGCCTTCACCGCCTTTGCATCGCTGATCCAGGACTATGTCCGCGCCAAATCCTGGGCCGATACCTCTCGCCCCGAGGGCCGCATGGTCGCCCTGGTCGGCGATGCCGAGCTCGACGAGGGCAATGTCTATGAATGCCTGCTCGAGGGTTGGAAGCATGGCCTGCGCAATACCTGGTGGGTCATCGACTATAATCGCCAGAGCCTGGACGGCGTTGTCCGCGAGGGCCTCTATAACCGCATCGAGGCCATTTTCCGCGCCTTCGACTGGACTGTGGTCACCCTCAAATATGGCGCCCTGCAGCGCGCCGCCTTTGCCGAGCCGGGCGGGGACAAGCTCAAGGCCTGGATCGATGCCGCCCCCAATGCCATCTATTCGGCGCTGATGTTCCGCGGCGGCGCCGCCTGGCGCGAGCGCCTCAGTGACGAAATCGGCGACCAGGGCGCCCTGACCGCCCTGCTCGCTCGCCGCAGCGATGCGCAACTGGCCGAGCTGATGGGCAATCTGGGCGGCCATTGCACGCAAAGCCTGCTCGAGCAGTTCGAAGCCGCCGCCGCCAGCGACAAGCCCACCGTCTTCATCGCCTATACCGTCAAGGGCTGGGCCACGCCGCTCGCCGGCCACAAGGACAACCATGCCGGCCAGATGACATCAGCGCAGATGGACACGCTGCGCCAGTCCATGAACGTCCGACCCGGCCATGAATGGGAGAAATTCGAGGGCCTCGACAACGCTGCCGAAATCGAATCCTTCCTCGCCGACGTCCCCTTCAACACCACCGCCTCCCGCCGCCACAGCTCGCCCGCCGTACCCACCATCGGGCCCCAGTTCGTCGGCACCGGCCCCACCTCGACCCAGACAGCCTTCGGCAAGATCCTCGACGCCATCGCCAAGACCGATAGCGAACTCGCCCGCCGCATCATCACCACCTCGCCCGACGTCACCGTCTCGACCAATCTGGGCACCTGGGTCAATCGCCGCCATCTTTACGCCCAGCGCGACATGGTCGATGTCTTCCAGGCCGAAGCCATTCCCAGCGCCCAGAAATGGCGCTTCACCCCCGAGGGCCAGCACCTTGAGCTCGGCATTGCCGAGATGAACCTCTTCCTTGCGCTCGGCGCCGCCGGGCTCAGCCATTCCCTCTTCGGTGAGCGCCTGCTGCCCATCGGCACGCTCTACGATCCGTTCATTTCCCGCGGCCTCGATGCGCTCAACTATGCCTGCTACCAGGATGCGCGCTTCCTGCTCATCGGCACGCCCTCGGGCGTCTCACTGGCCGGCGAAGGTGGCGCCCACCAGTCCATCGCCTCCCCGCTGATCGGCATGTCCCAGGATGGCCTCGCCAGTTTCGAACCGGCCTTTGCCGATGAACTCTCGGTCATCATGGACTGGGCCTTCGACTATATGCAGCGCGCCGGCGATGCCCGCCCGGACCTGGCCGACTGGCCGCGCGACGTTACCGGCGGCTCGGTCTATCTGCGCCTCTCCACCCGATCCATCGAGCAGCCGCCCCGCAGCGTCGACAAGGCCCTGACCACCGGCATCATCCGCGGCGCCTATTGGCTGAAAGCCCCCACCCCGCAATGCGAGGCGGTCATCGCCTATCAGGGCGTGCTGGCCAGCGAGGCCATTGCCGCTGCTGCCGCCATTGGCGGCGACCGCCGCAATGTCGCGGTCCTGGCCGTCACCTCGGCCGATCGCCTCAATGCCGGCTGGCACGCCGCGCAGCGCGCCCGCCTGCATGGCGATCCTGCCGCCACCAGCCATATCGAAACCCTGCTCGCCGACATCCCCCATCGCGCCGGCCTCGTCACCGCCATCGACGCCCATCCGGCGACGTTGGGCTGGCTGGGCAGCGTGCTCGGCCATCGCACCATTACCCTGGGCGTCGAGCACTTTGGCCAGACCGGTACCGTCAACGACCTCTACGCCCATTTCGGCATCGGCGCGGAAGCCATCGCCACCGCGCTGCGCGTCAGCATGGGCCGCTGA
- a CDS encoding Lrp/AsnC family transcriptional regulator, giving the protein MAETAKIAPMVLTAIDRKILGALQADGRMTVQAIAELVGLSASPCLRRIRQMEQAGIIAGYSASVDQKAVGLPVSVFISIKLERQRAEELDAFGAAIGRWPEVMECYLMTGQFDFLLRVVCADLEAYERFLRARLTQIAGVASIESSFSLGQIKQSRVLPL; this is encoded by the coding sequence ATGGCGGAAACAGCCAAAATCGCACCAATGGTGCTGACGGCGATCGACCGCAAGATCCTGGGCGCGCTGCAGGCGGACGGGCGGATGACGGTGCAGGCGATTGCCGAGCTGGTGGGGTTGTCGGCGTCGCCGTGCCTGCGGCGGATACGGCAGATGGAGCAGGCGGGGATCATTGCCGGCTACAGCGCCAGCGTCGACCAGAAGGCTGTGGGATTACCGGTTTCGGTCTTCATCTCGATCAAGCTGGAACGGCAGCGGGCCGAGGAGCTCGATGCCTTTGGCGCCGCCATCGGGCGCTGGCCGGAAGTGATGGAATGCTACCTGATGACCGGGCAGTTCGACTTCCTGCTGCGCGTGGTCTGCGCCGATCTCGAAGCCTATGAGCGCTTCCTGCGGGCGCGGTTGACGCAGATTGCCGGCGTCGCCTCGATCGAGAGCAGCTTTTCGCTCGGGCAGATCAAGCAGTCGCGGGTGCTGCCGCTTTAG
- a CDS encoding SH3 domain-containing protein: MRQRLLIANALLAATLLPAQAMTITARVSGGNIAIHAGPSDRYELVGRVADGTEIPIDQCTQSDSDSRRGSWIGDAGYSLRGSDATLWCHIPDTGWVMRSNIVGRGLVNVTPPDFDGPGW, from the coding sequence ATGCGCCAGCGCCTGCTCATCGCCAACGCCCTGCTCGCCGCCACGCTGCTGCCGGCCCAGGCCATGACCATCACCGCCCGGGTGTCGGGCGGCAATATCGCCATCCATGCCGGGCCGAGCGACCGCTACGAGCTCGTCGGCCGCGTCGCCGACGGCACCGAAATCCCCATCGACCAGTGCACGCAGAGCGATTCCGATTCCCGCCGCGGCAGCTGGATCGGCGATGCCGGCTACTCCCTGCGCGGCAGCGATGCCACGCTCTGGTGCCACATTCCCGATACTGGCTGGGTCATGCGCAGCAACATTGTCGGCCGTGGCCTGGTCAACGTCACCCCGCCCGATTTCGACGGTCCCGGCTGGTAA
- a CDS encoding pyridoxamine 5'-phosphate oxidase family protein, with product MVKPHHDNDKTPEEVQDRIWELADKIDICMFTTWDGERQRSRPLSARVFREDHAIYFLVDQEGHKNEQVEAFPYVSMAWVDSGGHKYAVISGKAKLSNDRAQITELWSDWDKAWWDDASDPAIRLLTVTPEDGELWDSPNQLVSTAKMAFAALTGKAPDMGDNAKVDL from the coding sequence ATGGTCAAGCCGCACCACGACAATGACAAGACGCCAGAGGAAGTCCAGGACCGCATCTGGGAGCTGGCCGACAAGATCGACATCTGCATGTTCACCACCTGGGATGGCGAGCGCCAGCGCAGCCGGCCGCTCTCGGCCCGCGTCTTCCGCGAGGATCACGCCATCTATTTCCTGGTCGACCAGGAAGGCCACAAGAACGAGCAGGTTGAAGCCTTCCCCTATGTCTCGATGGCCTGGGTCGATAGCGGCGGTCACAAATATGCGGTGATTTCCGGCAAGGCCAAGCTCAGCAATGACCGCGCCCAGATCACCGAGCTGTGGAGCGACTGGGACAAGGCCTGGTGGGACGATGCCAGTGATCCGGCCATCCGCCTGCTGACCGTCACCCCCGAGGATGGCGAGCTCTGGGACAGCCCCAACCAGCTGGTCTCGACCGCCAAAATGGCCTTTGCCGCCCTGACCGGCAAGGCGCCCGATATGGGCGACAATGCCAAGGTCGATCTCTAA
- a CDS encoding NAD(P)H-dependent oxidoreductase — protein MRIYLLLAHPDRNSLCGGIADTYQAAALAAGHDLQRQDLATMAFDPILHQGYKAIQPLEPDLVEAQRLIDWCERWVIVYPAWWGSVPALLKGFFDRTLLPGQAFAPHDKDPLWDKLLKGRSGQLFITADAPDYWTWFAYHNSDVRMVKHAVLGYCGIKPVTVTRFAEVKTSTEAQREAWLEKVRLMAARPA, from the coding sequence ATGCGCATCTATCTGCTGCTGGCCCATCCCGATCGCAATAGTCTGTGCGGCGGCATTGCCGATACCTATCAGGCGGCGGCTTTGGCCGCCGGGCACGACCTGCAGCGGCAGGACCTGGCGACGATGGCGTTCGACCCGATTCTGCACCAGGGGTATAAAGCCATCCAGCCGCTCGAGCCCGACCTGGTCGAGGCGCAAAGACTGATCGACTGGTGCGAGCGCTGGGTGATCGTCTATCCGGCCTGGTGGGGCAGCGTGCCGGCTTTGCTCAAGGGGTTTTTCGACCGCACGCTGCTGCCCGGCCAGGCGTTCGCGCCCCATGACAAGGACCCGCTCTGGGACAAGCTGCTCAAGGGCCGGTCGGGGCAATTGTTCATCACCGCCGACGCGCCGGACTACTGGACCTGGTTCGCCTATCACAATTCGGATGTGCGCATGGTCAAGCATGCCGTGCTTGGCTATTGCGGCATCAAGCCGGTGACGGTGACGCGCTTTGCCGAGGTCAAGACCAGCACCGAGGCGCAGCGCGAGGCCTGGCTGGAAAAGGTGCGGCTGATGGCGGCCAGGCCAGCCTAG
- a CDS encoding YgaP family membrane protein: MFKINEGRTDRILRVVVGIAMLAAFFAFPDAGWRWFMLIGLVPLLTGIVGTCPIYTLLGINTCPVRRS; this comes from the coding sequence ATGTTCAAGATCAATGAAGGCCGCACCGACCGCATCCTGCGCGTGGTTGTCGGCATTGCCATGCTGGCCGCCTTCTTCGCCTTTCCCGATGCCGGCTGGCGCTGGTTCATGCTGATCGGCCTCGTGCCGCTGCTGACCGGCATTGTCGGCACCTGCCCGATCTATACTCTGCTGGGCATCAATACCTGCCCGGTCCGGCGCAGCTAG
- a CDS encoding SH3 domain-containing protein yields the protein MRLYPAALLLPVLLLAAALHGAPVLAAQTATVSGAPALHDGPGPDTPATGKNLPAGATVTIERCSNDLVSGSAAPGVAAPAPGAGDWCLVRGAGWVDGRALVNLSADPLSLLPAGDGLDPLDALGEGTPAWDDPTIDFGDPAE from the coding sequence ATGCGCCTTTATCCCGCCGCCCTGTTATTGCCCGTCCTGCTGCTCGCCGCCGCGCTCCACGGCGCGCCAGTGCTAGCGGCGCAAACCGCCACTGTCAGCGGCGCGCCGGCTTTGCATGACGGCCCCGGTCCCGACACGCCCGCCACCGGCAAGAACCTGCCGGCGGGCGCCACCGTCACGATCGAGCGCTGCAGCAACGATCTCGTCTCCGGCAGCGCCGCGCCGGGCGTGGCGGCGCCTGCCCCCGGCGCCGGCGACTGGTGCCTGGTGCGCGGCGCCGGCTGGGTCGATGGCCGCGCCCTGGTCAATCTCAGCGCCGATCCGCTCAGCCTGCTGCCCGCGGGCGACGGGCTCGATCCGCTCGATGCCTTGGGCGAGGGCACCCCGGCCTGGGACGATCCGACTATCGATTTCGGCGATCCGGCCGAGTGA
- a CDS encoding IS110 family RNA-guided transposase, with the protein MIFSPDYVGVDVSKKHLDLAITGSSRLRVSNNPAGMARLVQKISSLTRPHLVCEATGSYTRLMARSLSQHGIALSTINPRRVRDLARADGLLAKTDAIDAAAILRFAHLMHPDPDPLYDPNAVEMADLVRRRRQMVDMLAMEKQRREHPEAALAQASIDAHIGFLSSQIGEMDRAITRQIDSDATLRRRAELLTTIPGIGQTTAAVLLAEMPELGGIGNKQAAALAGVAPFNRDSGEMRGQAHIAGGRLSVRCALYMATLSAIRANPPIRDFYKRLRAQGKPGKLAIVAAMRKLITTANAVLANNTPWHTNNTPWHTNTA; encoded by the coding sequence ATGATTTTTTCCCCAGACTATGTTGGTGTCGACGTCTCCAAGAAGCACCTGGATCTGGCCATCACCGGCTCGAGCAGGTTGCGCGTGTCCAATAATCCGGCTGGCATGGCTCGGTTGGTGCAAAAGATCTCCAGCCTGACCCGGCCCCATCTGGTCTGTGAGGCCACCGGCAGCTATACGCGGCTGATGGCCCGCTCGCTCAGCCAGCATGGCATCGCGCTGAGCACGATTAACCCGCGCCGGGTGCGCGATCTGGCTCGGGCCGACGGGCTGCTGGCCAAGACCGATGCGATTGACGCCGCGGCGATCCTGCGCTTCGCTCACCTGATGCACCCAGATCCCGACCCCCTCTACGATCCAAATGCCGTGGAAATGGCCGATCTGGTGCGCCGGCGCCGCCAGATGGTGGATATGCTGGCCATGGAAAAGCAGCGTCGCGAGCACCCTGAAGCTGCGCTGGCGCAAGCCAGCATCGATGCTCATATAGGCTTCTTGAGCAGCCAGATCGGCGAGATGGATCGGGCCATTACCCGCCAGATCGATAGCGATGCGACGCTACGGCGCCGGGCCGAACTACTCACCACCATCCCCGGCATCGGCCAGACTACGGCCGCCGTGCTGCTGGCCGAAATGCCCGAGCTGGGCGGCATCGGCAACAAGCAGGCGGCCGCCTTGGCCGGAGTCGCCCCCTTCAACCGCGATAGTGGTGAGATGCGCGGCCAGGCCCATATCGCCGGCGGACGCCTCTCGGTGCGCTGCGCTCTCTATATGGCCACCCTGTCGGCCATCCGTGCTAACCCGCCCATCCGCGACTTCTACAAAAGGCTGCGCGCCCAGGGCAAACCGGGAAAGCTCGCCATCGTCGCCGCCATGCGCAAACTCATCACGACAGCCAATGCCGTCCTTGCCAACAACACCCCCTGGCACACCAACAACACCCCCTGGCACACCAACACAGCTTGA